The Mesorhizobium sp. M1D.F.Ca.ET.043.01.1.1 genome contains a region encoding:
- a CDS encoding IS110 family transposase: protein MKAENVTEIETDAVHTTLGAIFLSLELSRSSWLVTSLLPCNGEKMSKRVVKAGDTAGLFDLISQLKSTVRRRTGRDVPMIAIQEAGLDGFWIHRILERDGIESHVVDAASIATSRRKRRAKTDKLDGETLLRALLAYKRGEPRVCAMVVPPSPEQEDRKRNSRERRALIAERIKIVNRVKGLLFSQGIVGFEPLKRDRRTRLEELRTGDGRELPSNLKAEIVRALDRIELVLRQIKDVEAARDEVARNECDPSKVANGMSMLKQLRGVGADFAEVLWSEGLYREFANRRQLASYAGLTPTPWQSGSISREQGVSKAGNPRLRTVMVQLSWFWLLHQPRSALAQWFQERVALDGGRRRKPAIIALARKLLIALWKYVHHGAVIEGAVMKPA, encoded by the coding sequence ATGAAAGCTGAAAACGTGACTGAGATTGAAACCGATGCGGTCCATACGACACTCGGCGCTATCTTCCTGTCCCTGGAACTCAGTCGCTCGAGCTGGTTGGTGACAAGCTTGTTGCCGTGCAACGGAGAGAAGATGTCAAAGCGCGTCGTCAAGGCAGGCGATACGGCCGGATTGTTCGACCTTATCAGCCAGTTGAAGTCGACGGTTCGGCGCAGAACGGGCCGTGACGTGCCGATGATCGCAATCCAGGAGGCTGGCCTGGACGGCTTCTGGATACATCGGATCCTTGAGCGTGACGGTATCGAAAGCCATGTGGTTGATGCAGCATCCATTGCCACGTCACGCAGGAAGCGCCGGGCGAAGACGGACAAGCTGGATGGCGAGACCCTCCTTCGCGCCCTGCTTGCCTACAAGCGCGGCGAGCCGCGGGTATGCGCCATGGTCGTTCCGCCATCGCCCGAGCAAGAGGACCGAAAGCGCAACAGCCGTGAGCGACGCGCTCTCATCGCGGAGCGGATCAAGATCGTGAATCGGGTCAAGGGGCTCTTGTTCTCGCAGGGCATCGTTGGATTTGAGCCGCTGAAGCGGGACCGCCGCACTCGACTGGAAGAACTTAGGACCGGAGACGGTCGTGAACTACCGTCTAATCTCAAAGCGGAGATTGTCCGTGCACTGGACCGGATCGAGCTCGTGCTTCGGCAAATCAAGGACGTGGAAGCAGCGCGTGACGAAGTGGCTCGCAATGAATGCGACCCATCAAAAGTCGCCAATGGAATGTCGATGCTCAAGCAACTGCGCGGCGTGGGAGCGGACTTTGCCGAGGTGCTTTGGTCCGAGGGTCTGTATCGCGAATTTGCGAATCGAAGGCAGCTTGCCTCCTATGCCGGTCTGACGCCGACACCGTGGCAAAGCGGATCGATCAGCCGGGAACAGGGCGTATCGAAAGCGGGCAATCCGAGGCTGAGGACCGTGATGGTGCAATTGTCGTGGTTCTGGCTTTTGCATCAACCTCGATCGGCTTTAGCACAATGGTTCCAGGAGAGGGTCGCGCTCGACGGTGGCAGGCGCCGGAAGCCGGCCATTATTGCGCTCGCGAGAAAACTTCTGATCGCGCTATGGAAGTATGTTCATCATGGTGCTGTCATTGAGGGCGCTGTCATGAAGCCGGCATGA
- a CDS encoding zincin-like metallopeptidase domain-containing protein → MTSQKRAGVYAQVTEAIIAAIEAGAGDFVMPWHHDGTATSRPTNISSGKPYRGVNTLTLWAAAQSAGYPKGVWGTYRQWQALGAQVRGGERSTTIVFWGPVRGKSDEGEADADGSERTMLFARGYSVFNCAQVDGFEPEPVAPRSNNDRISEADTFYANLGINTVFGGSEAYYLPSADRVHVPALADFKDSASHYSVLFHEGLHATAAKHRLDRDLSGRFGSEAYAMEEVVAELGAAMVLADLSISARPRPDHAAYVASWLKVLRNDSSAIFAAASRAQKAVDWMHAQQPSSELSAAA, encoded by the coding sequence ATGACCTCTCAGAAGCGCGCAGGCGTCTACGCTCAGGTTACCGAGGCGATCATCGCGGCAATCGAAGCCGGTGCAGGTGACTTCGTTATGCCGTGGCATCATGATGGAACGGCGACATCACGGCCCACAAACATATCTTCCGGAAAGCCTTACCGCGGCGTGAACACTCTCACGCTTTGGGCCGCGGCGCAGAGCGCCGGCTATCCCAAGGGCGTGTGGGGAACTTATCGCCAATGGCAAGCCCTGGGCGCCCAAGTCCGCGGAGGCGAGCGATCCACGACGATCGTCTTCTGGGGCCCGGTCCGGGGCAAATCCGACGAGGGCGAGGCCGACGCTGATGGTTCAGAGCGCACCATGCTGTTTGCGCGTGGCTATTCGGTGTTCAACTGTGCTCAAGTTGACGGATTTGAGCCTGAGCCAGTGGCTCCTCGTTCAAACAACGACCGCATCAGCGAAGCCGATACATTTTACGCTAACCTCGGGATCAACACCGTCTTCGGCGGCAGTGAGGCATATTACCTCCCCTCTGCCGACAGGGTGCATGTCCCGGCTCTCGCTGACTTCAAGGACAGTGCGTCGCATTATAGCGTTCTTTTTCATGAAGGCCTTCATGCGACAGCAGCCAAGCACCGGCTGGACCGGGACCTCTCGGGTCGTTTTGGCTCGGAGGCCTATGCGATGGAGGAGGTTGTGGCAGAGCTTGGAGCCGCAATGGTTCTCGCTGACTTGTCGATCTCGGCTCGCCCGAGGCCCGATCACGCGGCTTACGTTGCCAGTTGGTTGAAGGTCCTTCGCAATGATTCTTCCGCCATCTTTGCGGCTGCGAGCAGGGCTCAGAAGGCCGTTGATTGGATGCATGCGCAGCAACCTTCTAGCGAACTCAGCGCCGCCGCGTAG
- a CDS encoding site-specific integrase, whose protein sequence is MAQRRKDYRLDPSPVGLVGVPGSLVVNFLDPNGRPESSFDFTVYRTAPRIAAEIALAFRHHHAGHSPATREGAFNTLSRWFAFLNDHTSEITSMGDVDTAVLHAFIAWLNAKPWTKSSRHGSWSVLKQMIGWLKHNRPDLVACDLEIPFNAFPRKNAETRPREALSRSEMEAVLAAARKDIEASWATFQRGKALLSQVDREAIARERDLSRLNLDDLGVMLAVIVEHYGGLMPPQNVTLKRGSGRWRLHFASVRHGGNQKLSSYLHALPETLIPYMIAIGAQSYANPEALRDLRRDCMSDHLLLEGREVMTWSKGRSSRLQRRSFLRDKSLSVPNLVDRVLEMTAGLLPHVPADDRDRLFLVASINGSRATQLIPNYLASKHVRLFVQRHDLVDEKGDPLALTLAALRTTGLTLAHEALGHDILKTQVLANHVTPDTTQRYIDRPIVRRAQERIVGDLQARFVDIVRGTDAPERRDEISATDAAYATAAGFTCKDPLAGVGEGQKVGRLCTAWLGCFTCPNAVIPLDPDVLARLISTRDALVAARQELAPDRWRLLYAPKLEILENDILPRFSSELHLAASMKEAPALPVIE, encoded by the coding sequence ATGGCACAGCGACGCAAGGATTATCGGCTCGATCCATCACCAGTGGGTCTTGTGGGCGTGCCTGGCTCTCTAGTGGTCAACTTCCTTGATCCCAACGGTCGACCGGAAAGCAGCTTCGACTTCACCGTCTATCGAACTGCGCCGAGGATTGCAGCCGAAATTGCGCTTGCCTTCCGTCACCATCATGCCGGCCACAGCCCGGCTACTCGCGAAGGCGCGTTCAACACACTTTCTCGCTGGTTTGCCTTCCTGAACGATCATACTTCCGAGATCACGTCGATGGGGGATGTCGATACGGCGGTGCTGCACGCCTTTATAGCCTGGCTCAATGCTAAGCCATGGACCAAGAGTTCTCGTCATGGCAGCTGGTCGGTGCTCAAGCAGATGATCGGCTGGCTCAAGCACAACCGACCCGACCTCGTTGCTTGCGATCTTGAAATCCCGTTCAATGCCTTTCCTCGTAAGAATGCGGAGACGCGCCCGCGAGAGGCGCTAAGCCGATCAGAGATGGAAGCTGTTCTGGCGGCGGCCCGGAAAGACATCGAGGCGAGCTGGGCGACCTTCCAAAGGGGAAAGGCACTTCTCTCACAGGTTGACCGAGAAGCGATCGCAAGGGAACGTGACCTCAGCCGGCTAAACCTCGACGACCTCGGCGTGATGCTTGCAGTTATTGTCGAGCATTACGGCGGACTGATGCCTCCGCAGAACGTTACGCTGAAGCGAGGTTCCGGGCGCTGGCGGCTTCACTTCGCCTCGGTTCGACACGGCGGAAACCAAAAGCTTTCCAGCTATCTTCATGCCCTGCCCGAAACGCTGATCCCATACATGATCGCCATAGGCGCGCAGAGCTATGCCAACCCCGAAGCCCTGCGCGACCTGCGGCGCGACTGCATGAGCGATCATCTGCTTCTTGAGGGGCGAGAGGTGATGACATGGTCGAAGGGCCGTTCGAGCCGACTCCAACGTCGAAGCTTCCTGCGCGACAAGAGCCTGTCGGTACCAAACCTCGTCGACAGAGTTCTGGAAATGACGGCGGGGTTGCTGCCGCACGTTCCCGCTGACGACCGCGATCGGTTGTTCCTTGTTGCGAGCATAAACGGTTCACGCGCAACACAGCTGATCCCCAACTATCTGGCCAGCAAGCATGTTCGGCTCTTTGTGCAGCGCCACGATCTCGTTGACGAGAAAGGAGACCCGCTTGCTTTGACCTTGGCGGCCCTGCGCACAACGGGACTTACCCTCGCACACGAGGCACTCGGCCACGACATTCTGAAAACCCAGGTTCTCGCCAACCATGTCACCCCCGACACAACGCAACGGTATATCGATCGGCCGATCGTCCGACGAGCCCAAGAACGCATCGTCGGCGACCTGCAGGCACGCTTCGTCGATATTGTTCGTGGTACTGACGCTCCTGAGCGGAGGGACGAAATATCGGCAACCGACGCCGCGTATGCCACGGCTGCCGGCTTCACTTGCAAGGATCCCCTCGCCGGCGTCGGGGAAGGTCAGAAAGTTGGCCGGCTGTGTACGGCGTGGCTTGGCTGCTTCACCTGCCCGAACGCCGTCATCCCGCTCGATCCGGATGTTCTGGCGCGGCTGATATCCACGCGCGATGCGCTTGTCGCGGCGCGTCAGGAACTGGCGCCAGATCGCTGGCGTCTTCTTTACGCCCCGAAACTGGAAATCCTCGAGAACGACATCTTGCCGCGCTTCTCATCCGAGCTTCACCTGGCTGCGTCTATGAAAGAGGCGCCAGCCTTGCCGGTGATCGAATGA
- a CDS encoding site-specific integrase, with amino-acid sequence MAELLFTTEEFAPHGISRPGVPMLLDNEMRLVEPACAWLLHIALVRGRTRSRQTWRTYGETLYDWWQTLEANEWVWDAIGVAEIAAYRDRMLFRPSDHTRRAYARGTINGRIRTLALFYRWCVGAGLAHHLPFTADELALSRSRPQGFLAHVDATGGRQTVNELTVRQTSTLPRPLSPATMRQVMSGLDSRNRLIVEWAVTTGMRRMEVAGLRLRVLPRESSDALTAIKIETTKGGKARTVYPPQPLVDRTLAYVREERAAIIRRAKSRNPNYAEPNTVFLTEAGRAVSARRVGAMFAAAATAAGVTASFHALRHTFATSMLRFLQRRTQQEPELNPLLTLQVLLGHADLTTTAIYLRVVATDLTLAEASVENLYEALL; translated from the coding sequence ATGGCCGAACTGTTATTCACCACCGAAGAGTTTGCGCCGCACGGCATATCACGCCCGGGCGTCCCCATGCTTCTCGATAACGAGATGCGACTTGTCGAACCAGCTTGCGCGTGGCTGCTGCACATCGCTCTGGTGCGGGGACGCACGCGCAGTCGGCAGACATGGCGCACCTATGGAGAGACTCTCTACGATTGGTGGCAGACGCTTGAGGCCAATGAATGGGTGTGGGACGCGATCGGAGTAGCGGAGATCGCAGCTTACCGAGATCGAATGCTCTTTCGTCCAAGCGATCATACCAGGCGCGCTTACGCGCGCGGTACGATCAATGGTCGCATCAGAACGTTGGCCCTGTTCTACCGATGGTGCGTTGGTGCGGGCCTTGCTCACCACTTGCCATTTACCGCGGACGAGTTGGCACTATCGCGAAGCCGACCGCAGGGTTTCCTGGCGCACGTCGACGCCACTGGTGGACGCCAGACTGTCAATGAGCTGACGGTCCGACAAACATCGACATTGCCGAGACCTCTGTCACCCGCAACAATGCGCCAGGTGATGAGCGGGCTGGACTCGCGAAATCGATTGATTGTGGAGTGGGCTGTCACCACCGGTATGCGCCGGATGGAAGTTGCCGGATTGCGGCTGCGCGTGCTTCCGCGGGAAAGCTCGGATGCCCTTACCGCAATAAAGATCGAGACCACCAAGGGCGGGAAAGCGCGGACCGTTTATCCGCCACAGCCTTTGGTCGACCGTACGCTTGCCTATGTACGTGAGGAGCGCGCCGCCATTATACGGCGCGCGAAATCCCGAAACCCGAACTATGCGGAACCAAATACGGTCTTTCTGACGGAAGCTGGACGGGCGGTGAGTGCTCGGCGCGTAGGCGCGATGTTCGCCGCTGCTGCCACGGCAGCCGGTGTGACTGCTAGCTTCCACGCGCTGAGACATACTTTTGCGACCTCGATGCTCCGGTTCCTGCAACGGCGGACACAACAGGAGCCGGAGCTCAATCCGCTCCTCACTCTGCAAGTTCTCCTGGGACATGCCGATCTGACCACTACGGCGATCTATTTGCGCGTTGTGGCGACAGACCTGACGCTTGCGGAGGCATCGGTCGAAAACCTTTATGAGGCTTTGTTATAA
- the groL gene encoding chaperonin GroEL (60 kDa chaperone family; promotes refolding of misfolded polypeptides especially under stressful conditions; forms two stacked rings of heptamers to form a barrel-shaped 14mer; ends can be capped by GroES; misfolded proteins enter the barrel where they are refolded when GroES binds), giving the protein MAAKDVKFSRDARERMLRGVNILADAVKVTLGPKGRNVVIDKSFGAPRITKDGVTVAKEIELEDKFENMGAQMVREVASKTNDIAGDGTTTATVLAQSIVQEGHKAVAAGMNPMDLKRGIDLAVTDVVATLIKNAKKIKTSEEVAQVGTIAGNGDASVGKMIAEAMQKVGNEGVITVEEAKTAETELEVVEGMQFDRGYLSPYFVTNADKMVAELEDVYILLHEKKLSNLQAMLPVLEAVVQTSKPLLIISEDVEGEALATLVVNKLRGGLKIAAVKAPGFGDRRKAMLEDIAILTGGQVISEDLGIKLENVGLNMLGRAKKVSISKENTTIVDGAGKKAEIQGRVAQIKQQIEETTSDYDKEKLQERLAKLAGGVAVIRVGGATEVEVKEKKDRVDDALNATRAAVEEGIVAGGGVALLRASANIKATGVNADQAAGINIVRRALQAPARQIAANAGAEASIVAGKILENKGATFGYNAQTGEYGDMIAMGIVDPVKVVRTALQDAASVAGLLVTTEAMIAEAPKKESAGGGMPGGMGGGGMGGMGGMDF; this is encoded by the coding sequence ATGGCTGCCAAAGACGTAAAATTCTCCCGCGATGCCCGCGAGCGCATGCTGCGCGGTGTCAACATCCTCGCTGACGCGGTGAAGGTCACGCTCGGCCCCAAGGGCCGCAACGTGGTCATCGACAAGTCGTTCGGCGCCCCGCGCATCACCAAGGACGGCGTCACCGTCGCCAAGGAAATCGAGCTTGAGGACAAGTTCGAAAACATGGGCGCGCAGATGGTCCGCGAAGTTGCTTCGAAGACCAACGACATCGCTGGCGACGGCACCACGACCGCGACCGTTCTGGCGCAGTCGATCGTCCAGGAAGGCCACAAGGCCGTTGCCGCCGGCATGAACCCGATGGACCTGAAGCGCGGCATCGACCTCGCGGTAACCGACGTCGTTGCGACCCTGATCAAGAACGCCAAGAAGATCAAGACCTCCGAAGAGGTTGCCCAGGTCGGCACCATCGCCGGCAACGGCGATGCTTCGGTCGGCAAGATGATCGCCGAAGCGATGCAGAAGGTCGGCAACGAAGGCGTCATCACGGTTGAGGAAGCCAAGACCGCCGAGACCGAACTCGAAGTCGTCGAAGGCATGCAGTTCGACCGCGGCTACCTCTCGCCCTACTTCGTCACCAACGCCGACAAGATGGTTGCCGAGCTCGAGGACGTCTACATCCTCCTGCACGAGAAGAAGCTGTCCAACCTCCAGGCCATGCTGCCGGTTCTCGAAGCCGTCGTGCAGACCTCGAAGCCGCTGCTCATCATCTCGGAAGACGTCGAAGGCGAGGCTCTGGCCACGCTGGTCGTCAACAAGCTGCGTGGCGGCCTGAAGATCGCCGCCGTCAAGGCGCCGGGCTTCGGTGATCGCCGCAAGGCCATGCTGGAAGACATCGCCATCCTCACCGGTGGCCAGGTCATCTCGGAAGACCTCGGCATCAAGCTCGAGAACGTCGGCCTCAACATGCTCGGCCGCGCCAAGAAGGTGTCGATCTCCAAGGAGAACACCACCATCGTCGACGGCGCCGGCAAGAAGGCCGAGATCCAGGGCCGCGTTGCCCAGATCAAGCAGCAGATCGAAGAGACCACTTCGGACTACGACAAGGAGAAGCTGCAGGAACGTCTGGCGAAGCTCGCCGGCGGCGTTGCGGTGATCCGCGTCGGCGGTGCGACGGAAGTCGAAGTCAAGGAAAAGAAGGACCGCGTCGATGACGCCCTCAACGCGACCCGCGCGGCCGTCGAAGAAGGCATCGTTGCTGGTGGTGGCGTCGCGCTGCTGCGCGCTTCGGCCAACATCAAGGCCACCGGCGTCAATGCCGACCAGGCCGCCGGCATCAACATCGTGCGTCGTGCGCTTCAGGCTCCGGCCCGCCAGATCGCGGCCAACGCCGGTGCGGAAGCATCGATCGTTGCCGGCAAGATCCTTGAGAACAAGGGCGCGACCTTCGGCTACAACGCCCAGACCGGCGAGTATGGCGACATGATCGCCATGGGTATCGTCGATCCGGTCAAGGTTGTCCGTACGGCTCTTCAGGACGCGGCCTCGGTCGCCGGCCTGCTGGTCACCACCGAAGCCATGATCGCGGAGGCTCCGAAGAAGGAGTCGGCTGGCGGCGGCATGCCTGGCGGCATGGGCGGCGGCGGCATGGGCGGCATGGGCGGCATGGATTTCTAA
- a CDS encoding DUF736 domain-containing protein, whose protein sequence is MTAIGYVNKQENGAYKGQFKTLSVRADIDIVPNQAKSADNHPDFRVLTQGVEVGAGWIRTGETSGKDYVSLSIAAPEFGPRKLYANLGRAAGQDDHDTYAIIWNPAD, encoded by the coding sequence ATGACCGCGATCGGTTACGTCAACAAGCAGGAAAACGGCGCCTACAAGGGCCAGTTCAAGACGCTCAGCGTCCGCGCCGACATCGATATCGTCCCCAACCAGGCCAAGAGCGCCGATAACCATCCCGACTTCCGGGTGCTTACGCAAGGGGTCGAAGTCGGCGCTGGCTGGATCCGCACCGGCGAGACTTCCGGCAAGGATTATGTGAGCCTGTCGATTGCAGCGCCGGAGTTCGGACCGCGCAAGCTCTACGCCAATCTCGGCCGAGCCGCCGGCCAGGACGATCACGACACCTACGCCATCATCTGGAACCCGGCCGACTGA
- a CDS encoding helix-turn-helix domain-containing protein, translated as MDDENERAARAKKGSPFLSTAQAAFYIGLSQRTLEKMRLKGGGPKFRKHGRYVRYHIDELDHWSKGHPQHSIAGDGKAGSGQGGTGGRS; from the coding sequence ATGGACGACGAAAACGAACGCGCGGCCCGCGCGAAAAAGGGCAGCCCGTTTCTCAGCACAGCCCAAGCCGCCTTCTATATCGGGCTCTCCCAGCGCACGCTCGAAAAGATGCGGCTCAAGGGCGGCGGCCCGAAATTCCGCAAGCACGGCCGCTATGTCCGCTATCACATCGACGAACTCGACCATTGGTCGAAAGGACACCCGCAGCACTCCATCGCCGGCGATGGCAAGGCCGGTTCCGGCCAGGGCGGCACGGGAGGCCGTTCATGA
- a CDS encoding S26 family signal peptidase: MGFTALGKPAPWLVWNASASAPIGLYRIAAGALARGDLVLVRPPEYAAYLAAERSYLPRNVPLAKRLAALPDDNVCAFNDAIIIGGDIVARRLKIDAEGRPLPWWNGCRALGDNEVFLLGSDKNRSFDSRYFGPVPTQNVIGRLVPLWTE, encoded by the coding sequence TTGGGCTTCACGGCGCTGGGAAAGCCCGCCCCTTGGCTGGTCTGGAACGCCTCGGCCAGCGCGCCGATCGGCCTTTACCGCATCGCTGCGGGAGCGCTGGCGCGTGGCGATCTCGTGCTCGTGCGCCCGCCTGAATACGCGGCGTATCTCGCCGCCGAGCGCAGCTATCTGCCTCGCAATGTGCCGCTGGCAAAACGTCTTGCAGCGCTGCCGGACGATAATGTCTGCGCCTTCAATGACGCCATCATCATCGGCGGCGACATCGTCGCGCGCCGGCTCAAAATCGACGCCGAAGGCCGACCTTTGCCATGGTGGAACGGCTGCCGAGCGCTCGGGGATAACGAGGTTTTCCTGCTCGGCAGCGACAAAAACCGCTCCTTCGACAGCCGCTATTTCGGGCCTGTTCCCACTCAAAATGTCATCGGGAGGCTCGTACCACTATGGACCGAGTGA
- a CDS encoding lytic transglycosylase domain-containing protein encodes MDRVTLLLLGMIAIAPCACSASTGAEPVAISQSPQLRKWQTLVSEASRRFHIPQAWIYAVMAAESGGKTMRGGRPITSPAGAMGLMQVMPGTYEEMRVEHGLGPNPHDPRDNILAGTAYLSAMYDRFGFPGLFGAYNAGPERYDEHLKRGKPLPEETVEYLDQLKAAGVSAADIEAFESQSVAPKAQIAPLGRSLFFIHDGVHSGVRNGDLFVPLGKDGAQPKEPVR; translated from the coding sequence ATGGACCGAGTGACCCTCCTCTTGTTGGGCATGATCGCCATTGCGCCATGCGCCTGTTCCGCCTCGACCGGCGCTGAGCCGGTCGCCATCTCCCAAAGTCCGCAGCTGCGAAAGTGGCAGACGTTGGTATCGGAAGCAAGCCGGCGCTTCCATATTCCCCAAGCCTGGATCTATGCCGTCATGGCTGCCGAAAGCGGCGGCAAGACAATGCGCGGCGGCCGCCCCATCACCTCCCCCGCTGGCGCCATGGGCCTCATGCAGGTGATGCCCGGCACCTATGAAGAGATGCGGGTCGAACACGGCCTTGGGCCTAACCCCCACGATCCGCGCGACAATATCCTGGCCGGCACGGCCTATCTCAGTGCCATGTATGACCGCTTCGGATTTCCTGGCCTGTTTGGCGCCTACAATGCCGGTCCCGAGCGCTACGACGAGCATTTGAAGCGTGGCAAACCGCTGCCAGAAGAGACCGTCGAGTACCTCGACCAACTCAAGGCGGCCGGAGTTTCGGCGGCCGACATCGAGGCGTTCGAAAGCCAATCTGTCGCTCCAAAGGCGCAAATCGCTCCTCTCGGACGGTCGCTGTTCTTCATTCATGACGGTGTTCACTCAGGCGTGCGAAACGGCGATCTCTTCGTGCCGCTCGGCAAGGACGGCGCGCAGCCGAAGGAGCCGGTGCGTTAG
- the rlxS gene encoding relaxase/mobilization nuclease RlxS (I built this because a sul1 chimera in AMR looks like the C-terminus.), which produces MKDDEFRPKLGKIGSRGSKAGKRYAGQVRAAINRAGGRPQRGGRFTGSRTGRGGAAAALLKSRDRYAAFRQRRVIVKARVVKLAGKGADGARAHLRYLQRDGVTREGEPGELYGADSGRVDGKAFIDRADGDRHQFRFIVAAEDGIEYDDLKALTRRLMAQMQEDLGTKLDWVAVDHFNTGHPHSHIIVRGRDDRGENLVIAREYISSGIRERAAELVSLDLGPRTDREIELRLRREMEQERFTSIDRRLLSMRDDDGLVSPGGPDAIRQTLHQGRLRKLERMGLAAEVGAGSWRLDDELEATLRRTGERGDIIKTMHRELTGKGLARRAADWVIHDRSGEPVQSLVGRVVARGLADEINDRHYMIVDAVDGKSHWINIGRGEAMETMPNGCIVRVAPRNTEPRQVDRTIAEIAAAHGGRYDVDMHLKHDPSATESFARTHVRRLEAIRRATGGVEREPNGTWLIAPDHLDRVANYEGQRARAEPVVADKLSSMALERQVSFNGATWLDRELVADRPEPLHGSGFGRDVREAQARRRQWLIAQGLAHKEQDGIVYRANMLSILRQRELNRVAGQLSEELGLPYAEARSGGRVEGTLRRSVELASGKYAVVEKSREFTLVPWRPVLERHVGKEVSGVVSGEGISWTVGRQRSGPGVS; this is translated from the coding sequence ATTAAGGATGACGAGTTCAGGCCGAAGCTCGGCAAAATCGGGTCGCGCGGCTCGAAGGCCGGCAAACGCTATGCCGGCCAGGTTCGTGCGGCGATCAACCGGGCTGGCGGCCGGCCGCAACGCGGTGGTCGCTTCACAGGAAGCCGGACAGGGCGCGGCGGGGCGGCCGCCGCACTGCTGAAATCGCGCGACCGGTATGCCGCCTTCCGCCAGCGCCGGGTGATCGTCAAGGCGCGGGTCGTCAAGCTCGCCGGCAAGGGCGCGGACGGGGCGCGTGCCCATCTACGCTATCTTCAGCGCGACGGGGTCACCCGCGAAGGTGAACCTGGCGAGCTCTACGGCGCCGACAGCGGCCGCGTCGACGGCAAGGCGTTCATCGATCGCGCGGACGGCGACCGCCATCAGTTCCGCTTCATCGTCGCTGCCGAAGACGGCATCGAGTACGACGACCTCAAGGCGCTGACGCGGCGGCTCATGGCGCAGATGCAGGAAGACCTCGGCACGAAGCTCGACTGGGTCGCGGTCGATCATTTCAACACCGGCCACCCGCACAGCCACATCATCGTCCGTGGCAGGGACGACCGTGGCGAGAACCTGGTCATCGCGCGCGAATATATCTCATCTGGCATCCGCGAGCGGGCGGCCGAGCTGGTCAGCCTCGATCTCGGTCCGCGAACCGACCGCGAGATTGAGCTTCGCCTGCGCCGGGAAATGGAGCAGGAACGCTTCACCAGCATCGACCGTCGGCTGCTCAGCATGCGTGATGATGACGGCCTGGTCTCGCCGGGCGGTCCCGACGCCATTCGCCAGACGCTGCACCAGGGACGGCTGCGCAAGCTCGAGCGGATGGGTCTGGCCGCGGAGGTCGGCGCTGGCTCCTGGCGCCTCGACGATGAGCTCGAAGCCACGCTGCGCCGCACCGGCGAACGCGGCGACATCATCAAGACCATGCACCGCGAACTGACCGGCAAGGGGCTTGCCCGCAGGGCCGCCGACTGGGTGATCCACGATCGATCCGGCGAGCCCGTCCAGTCTCTCGTCGGTCGCGTTGTCGCGCGTGGACTGGCCGACGAGATCAATGACCGCCATTACATGATCGTCGACGCCGTCGACGGTAAGAGCCATTGGATCAACATCGGTAGAGGCGAGGCGATGGAAACGATGCCTAATGGCTGCATCGTGCGTGTCGCGCCAAGGAACACCGAGCCGAGGCAGGTCGATCGTACCATCGCCGAAATCGCCGCCGCGCATGGCGGCCGTTACGACGTCGATATGCACCTGAAGCATGACCCATCCGCCACCGAGAGCTTTGCGCGAACGCATGTGCGGCGGCTGGAGGCGATCCGCCGCGCGACCGGCGGCGTCGAGCGAGAGCCGAACGGCACCTGGCTCATCGCGCCGGACCATCTCGATCGCGTCGCGAATTATGAGGGCCAGCGGGCCAGGGCCGAGCCTGTCGTTGCCGACAAGCTCTCCTCAATGGCGCTGGAGCGACAGGTCAGCTTCAACGGCGCCACCTGGCTCGACCGGGAGCTGGTTGCCGATAGACCCGAGCCTTTGCACGGATCCGGCTTCGGCCGCGACGTGAGAGAGGCGCAAGCTCGCCGGCGGCAGTGGCTGATCGCGCAAGGCCTCGCGCATAAAGAACAGGATGGGATCGTCTATCGAGCCAACATGCTTTCGATCCTGCGCCAGCGAGAACTGAACCGTGTTGCTGGCCAACTGTCGGAGGAACTTGGCCTGCCCTATGCCGAAGCGCGATCCGGAGGACGAGTAGAGGGTACGCTCCGCCGCTCCGTCGAGCTTGCCAGCGGAAAATATGCCGTCGTTGAAAAGTCGCGCGAGTTCACGCTGGTGCCATGGCGGCCGGTGCTTGAGCGCCATGTGGGCAAGGAGGTCTCCGGTGTCGTAAGTGGGGAGGGGATTTCATGGACCGTCGGCCGGCAAAGGAGCGGACCTGGTGTTTCGTGA